The Nocardia vinacea genome contains the following window.
CCAAATTGATCTATCGGATCTTGCCGATGTCGGCGTCTCATCGGTACGCACCCTGGAGGCGGGGCAAACATCACCGACCCTCGCGATCACCTTGCGCATCCTGGACGCCCTCGGGTTGACGCTCGTAAGCATGCCGCACGCGGATGCCAGAACCCGGTCCGGCAGCACCGCCGAACTGCGCGCCGTGGAAACCAACCGCCGGTGACCACACCGAACGACCTTGCCGACCTTCGCGCCATCGACAATGCCGATGTCTACAAGGCCGGGCGGCTCGCCGGACAATTACGCCGTGAACGCGACGACGTCGTGTTCACCTATGCCGAGCCCTATTCCGCCGATCCGACGACACCACCGGTCGCCTTGACCTTGCCGAAGCGGACAGGGACATACCGGGCGACCGGAGGCTCGGTCCCGGCATTTTTCGCGGGCCTGCTACCCGAGGGCCTGCGCCTGACTGCGATCACGACCGCCGCACGGACCAGCGAGGACGACCATTTCAGCATTCTGCTGGCCGTCGGCGCCGACACCATCGGCGACGTCCAGGTGCTGCCCGCAGGAACCGTCCCCTCCGACCCACTACCCCTGTTCGACCAGACCGACACCACGAACGCGGATTTCGCGACACTGTTCACCCGCGCCACCTCCACCGACGCCGGCGAACTCGACCGCACCGCGCTACCCGGAGTCCAGATCAAGGTCTCCGCACAAATGATTTCGGCTCCGGTCTCCACCACACGAGGCCCGGCCATTCTCAAACTCAACCCACCCGAGTACCCGTACATGGTCGAGAACGAGAACTTCTTCCTCGACATGGCCGACGCGTGTGGTATCCGAGTTCCCGACCACCAGCTCGTCACCGACCAAAACGGCCGCACTGCACTGTTCATCGACCGGTTCGATCGCGTCATCGAGCGCGGCGAAACCCGCCGTCTGGCGCAGGAAGACGCCTGCCAGGTCCTGGGGCGGTACCCGGCCGCCAAGTACCGAATCACGTTGCAGGAAGCCATCAAAGCCCTTGCCGACGCAGTAGTCACAGGCCACGGCTCACATCCTCTGGCCACATTGCACATGCTCGAAATCGCCGCATTCAGCTACCTCATCGGCAACGGCGACCTGCACGGTAAGAATCTGTCGATCCGGCAGAACCCCGACGGCATCTGGGAAGTCATCCCCGCCTACGACCTGCTGTGCACCCAGCCGTACCTGAGCTGGCGTGACCCCATGGCCATTTCGCTGTACGGACGCGACACAAAGCTCGCCCACCGCTGGTGGGCAGAAGCAGCCACCCGCCTCGGCGTCACAACACGAGCTGTCAACCGCAGCCTGGCGCGGATCGTCGACGCATCGGAATCTTGGACCAACCGGGTCGCGGAAGTCGGCTTCGACGACAAGACCACGCACCGCCTGGCAGCCCTCATAACGGAACGACGCAAAGAGCTCCAACAATCCTCGACATGACCGCATTGCTCTGCGCCCCAATAGGATACGGTTCGCCGGCAGTCGTCGCCGAAGGCCGACGCGATGACTTCGTAAAAGGGGAACAGCCTAGCCCTCTGCGGCCAACTGCCCGCATGCCGCGGCGATTTCCTGACCCCGCGTATCGCGCACGGTGCACGGAACGCCCTGCGCGTTGACGCGCCGAACGAATTCCTGCTCAACAGGTTTCGGGCTGGCATCCCACTTGCTGCCCGGCGTCGGGTTCAGCGGGATGACGTTCACGTGTACGCGGGAGCCAAGGGCCTTGTGCAGTTTCGCGCCGAGCATGTCCGCGCGCCACGGCTGGTCGTTGATATCGCGGATCAGCGCGTATTCGATGGAAACCCGGCGACCGCTCTTATCGGCGTAGTAGCGGGCGGCATCGAGGACCTCGGCGACCGGCCATCGGTTGTTCACCGGCACCAGGGTGTCGCGCAGTTCGTCGTCGGGGGTGTGCAGCGACACCGCGAGGGTCACCGAGAGGTCCTCGTCGGCGAGCTTGCGAATGGCCGGAGCCAAGCCGACGGTGGAAACGACCACGTTGCGCTGAGAAATACCGAAGCCGTCGGGCGCGGGTTCGGTGATGCGACGAACCGCGGCGACCACCCGCTTGTAATTGGCCAGCGGTTCACCCATGCCCATGAAGACGATATTGGACAGGCGGCCCGGACCACCCGAGACCTCGCCGTCACGCATGGCAGCGGCCGCGGCACGGACCTGGTCGACGATTTCGGCGGTGGAGAGATTGCGGTTGAGGCCGCCCTGACCGGTGGCACAGAACGGGCACGCCATACCGCAGCCGGCCTGGCTGGAGATGCAGAGGGTGGCGCGGTCCGGATAGCGCATCAACACGCTCTCCAGCAAGGTGCCATCACCCGCACGCCACAGGGTCTTTCGCGTCTCGCCGCCATCGCACGCGACATGCTTGACCACCGACATCAGCGGCGGAAACAGCGCCGCGCCGACCTTTTCGCGCACAGTGGCGGGCAGATCGGTCATCAGCTCCGGATCGGCCTGCAGGCGGCCGTAGTACTGGCGCGCGATCTGGTCGGCGCGGAACCTCGGCAGACCGAGCTCCTCGACCGCGGCCTTGCGCCCATCGGCATCGAGGTCGGCGAGGTGCCGCGGCGGCATGCCACGGCGCGGAGCATCGAAGACGAGGGGCAGGGAGACGGTCATAGTCTGTCCAGTGTCCCATCTCGCGTGTGCGGCCCGGACCGAAGGTGACCATCACGACGCCCGACGCGACGAACGTCACGTTCGATCGGGCCGGGTGCGCACCCCCTGCCTCGACATAACGACATACCGGTCAGCGCGCAGAAATACGTGCACCCGAGATAGCGATCGGCAATGATCGAAGTATGACCAGTCACGCCGAGTCTTCCGAGCCGGAGCGCACCGAAGATGTCGCACCTGCGTCGACCGGCCGTAAGCCGGTAGAGCCGACCGGTCGCAAATCGCTGGTGAAGAGCCGGACCGGTGACACTTGGGTCGCCCTGGTCGCCGCGACGCTGATCGGGATCGTGCTGCTGATCTTCATCCTGCAGAACCTGGAACAGCAGCGGGTGGATCTGTTGTTCTGGAGCTTCTCCATGCCGGTCGGCATCATGATGCTGCTGTCGGTGATCGCCGGTGCGCTGGTGATGGCGCTCGTCGGGGGGGTGCGGATCATTCAGCTCCGGCACGCTGCGAAGCGCTAGATCAAGCTGCTGAGCACCAGCCACGACACGAAGGCCGAGGGCAGCATCGAATCGAGGCGGTCCATGATGCCGCCGTGGCCGGGCAGCAGGGTGCCCATATCCTTGATGCCCAGTTCCCGCTTGACCTGGGATTCGATGAGATCGCCGACGGTCGCGACCAGTACCAGGCCGACGCCGAGCACCACGCCGATCATCGAATTGGCTTCCAGCAGCAGGGTCACCGTCAGCAGACCGCCGATCACGCTGAACACCAGCGAACCGCAGAAGCCCTCCCAGGACTTCTTCGGGCTGATCGCGGGCACCATCGGATGCCGCCCGAACAGCACACCCGCCACGTAACCGCCGACATCGGAGCAGACCACCAGGATCATGAAGGTCAGCACCCGCAGGTTGCCGTCGGGCTCGAGCAGCAGCAGCGTCGCGAACGAGGCGAGCAGCGGAATCCAGGCCAGAGTGAAGATCGTGATCGCGGTGTCGCGCAAGAAGTTTCGCGGCGCGGTCTGCAAGCCGTGATCGAAAAGGCGCCACACCATGCAGATCAGCGTGGTCGCGGCAAAGGCGCCCGCCACGCCGCTGGCGCCCCACGGCCAGCCGAGCCAGAACACTGCCTGACCGCCGACGATGAGCGGGATCCGCGGGACGAGGACATCCGCCTCCCGCAGCCGCTTGGCAACCTCCCAGGTCGCGACGCCGACTCCGGCGGCCGCGACGCCGATGAATACCTTCGGCACGAACAGCAGGATCGCGATGAGCGAGAGCCCGAGACCGAACCCGACAGCCAAGGCGGCGGGCAGGTTGCGGCCGGCGCGCGAGGCGGGAGCTGCGGATTCGTCCGAGTTCTGTTGCTGGGCTGTGGCATTCACGGGCTCGGCGGCCGAAGACTCGGGGGTCACGGAACCGTCGTTTTCGGGTCCGGGCGTCGCCGGTCCCCAGCTCGAAGGCCCATCGGTCGCGGGTTCTGGAGTCGCAGGTCCATCAGTCGCGGGGCCATCGGTCGTGGGACCATCGGTCGCCGAGCCGAGCGTCGCGGGGCCGAGCGTC
Protein-coding sequences here:
- a CDS encoding helix-turn-helix domain-containing protein, coding for MTRPKPRRRSRDEMGPLTSFGAFIAERRRSLGLTQIDLSDLADVGVSSVRTLEAGQTSPTLAITLRILDALGLTLVSMPHADARTRSGSTAELRAVETNRR
- a CDS encoding type II toxin-antitoxin system HipA family toxin — encoded protein: MTTPNDLADLRAIDNADVYKAGRLAGQLRRERDDVVFTYAEPYSADPTTPPVALTLPKRTGTYRATGGSVPAFFAGLLPEGLRLTAITTAARTSEDDHFSILLAVGADTIGDVQVLPAGTVPSDPLPLFDQTDTTNADFATLFTRATSTDAGELDRTALPGVQIKVSAQMISAPVSTTRGPAILKLNPPEYPYMVENENFFLDMADACGIRVPDHQLVTDQNGRTALFIDRFDRVIERGETRRLAQEDACQVLGRYPAAKYRITLQEAIKALADAVVTGHGSHPLATLHMLEIAAFSYLIGNGDLHGKNLSIRQNPDGIWEVIPAYDLLCTQPYLSWRDPMAISLYGRDTKLAHRWWAEAATRLGVTTRAVNRSLARIVDASESWTNRVAEVGFDDKTTHRLAALITERRKELQQSST
- the rlmN gene encoding 23S rRNA (adenine(2503)-C(2))-methyltransferase RlmN, with the protein product MTVSLPLVFDAPRRGMPPRHLADLDADGRKAAVEELGLPRFRADQIARQYYGRLQADPELMTDLPATVREKVGAALFPPLMSVVKHVACDGGETRKTLWRAGDGTLLESVLMRYPDRATLCISSQAGCGMACPFCATGQGGLNRNLSTAEIVDQVRAAAAAMRDGEVSGGPGRLSNIVFMGMGEPLANYKRVVAAVRRITEPAPDGFGISQRNVVVSTVGLAPAIRKLADEDLSVTLAVSLHTPDDELRDTLVPVNNRWPVAEVLDAARYYADKSGRRVSIEYALIRDINDQPWRADMLGAKLHKALGSRVHVNVIPLNPTPGSKWDASPKPVEQEFVRRVNAQGVPCTVRDTRGQEIAAACGQLAAEG
- a CDS encoding LapA family protein, producing the protein MTSHAESSEPERTEDVAPASTGRKPVEPTGRKSLVKSRTGDTWVALVAATLIGIVLLIFILQNLEQQRVDLLFWSFSMPVGIMMLLSVIAGALVMALVGGVRIIQLRHAAKR
- a CDS encoding phosphatidate cytidylyltransferase is translated as MNATAQQQNSDESAAPASRAGRNLPAALAVGFGLGLSLIAILLFVPKVFIGVAAAGVGVATWEVAKRLREADVLVPRIPLIVGGQAVFWLGWPWGASGVAGAFAATTLICMVWRLFDHGLQTAPRNFLRDTAITIFTLAWIPLLASFATLLLLEPDGNLRVLTFMILVVCSDVGGYVAGVLFGRHPMVPAISPKKSWEGFCGSLVFSVIGGLLTVTLLLEANSMIGVVLGVGLVLVATVGDLIESQVKRELGIKDMGTLLPGHGGIMDRLDSMLPSAFVSWLVLSSLI